The following are encoded together in the Asticcacaulis sp. genome:
- a CDS encoding isocitrate lyase/phosphoenolpyruvate mutase family protein, translating into MKSQSEKAAEFAALHERGCFVIPNPWDRGSARLLAGLGFRALTTTSAGYARSLGVSDYQAGRDHVLEHVCDLATATDLPLAADLENGFGHRPEACAETIRLGAEAGLVGGSIEDATGDGRVIYDIAEAADRIRAAAEAAKGLPFRFMLVARCENYLHGRSDLADTIARLQAYQEAGADVLYAPGISTAEEVGEICRSVDRPVNVLGGLGAKPLSVCELAELGVRRVSLGSWLHSAAMTAFVNAAQDETFGYIADLIGGKQMDQWMKEGAG; encoded by the coding sequence GTGAAAAGCCAAAGCGAAAAGGCGGCAGAGTTCGCTGCCTTACATGAACGGGGCTGTTTCGTCATCCCCAACCCGTGGGATCGCGGCTCGGCGCGGCTGCTGGCGGGGCTGGGATTTCGCGCCCTGACCACCACCAGCGCCGGTTACGCGCGCTCGCTGGGTGTGAGTGATTATCAGGCGGGGCGGGATCATGTGCTTGAGCATGTGTGTGATCTGGCGACGGCGACCGACCTGCCGCTGGCGGCCGATCTGGAGAATGGCTTTGGCCATCGGCCGGAGGCGTGCGCGGAGACGATCCGCTTAGGCGCCGAGGCCGGACTGGTCGGCGGTTCGATAGAGGACGCCACAGGCGATGGGCGGGTGATCTATGATATCGCCGAGGCAGCGGATCGCATTCGCGCGGCTGCGGAAGCGGCGAAGGGCCTGCCGTTCAGGTTCATGCTTGTGGCGCGCTGCGAGAACTATCTCCATGGCCGGTCCGATCTGGCCGATACCATTGCGCGTTTACAGGCTTATCAGGAGGCGGGCGCAGACGTATTATATGCGCCGGGTATTTCAACTGCCGAGGAAGTCGGTGAGATTTGCCGCAGCGTCGATAGGCCGGTCAATGTGCTGGGTGGATTGGGCGCCAAGCCGTTGTCGGTCTGCGAACTGGCGGAACTGGGCGTGCGGCGGGTGTCGCTCGGCAGCTGGCTGCATTCGGCGGCCATGACGGCCTTTGTCAATGCGGCGCAGGATGAGACGTTCGGCTATATCGCGGATCTGATCGGCGGGAAGCAGATGGATCAGTGGATGAAAGAGGGGGCGGGATGA
- a CDS encoding DNA topoisomerase IB translates to MKTAALLDLDLNGCEAQARSQGLRYVSDSKPGFTRKRYGKHFHFFDTKGERIRDEAVIARIRKLAIPPAYTKVWICPHANGHIQATGLDARGRKQYRYHPDWRSIRDNSKFSHILAFGEFLPKLRAVTAEHMAQRGLTRDKVLATVVTLLEKTLIRVGNGEYAKHNKSYGLTTLRHQHVDVSGHTIRFQFTGKSGKAWNLKLTDRRIARVVRACADIDGQELFKYIDDSSVVRDVTSGDVNTYLKSITGEAFTAKDFRTWTGTVLAAMALQDYAEYDTEAQAKKNVVAAIEHVAKKLGNTPTVCRKSYIHPQIIDAYLDGSLIEQITGEIDKTLQAQYEQLTPEEILVLAFLKQRLA, encoded by the coding sequence ATGAAAACCGCCGCCCTCCTCGATCTTGATCTCAACGGCTGCGAAGCCCAGGCCCGTTCGCAGGGCCTGCGCTATGTCAGCGATTCAAAGCCCGGCTTTACGCGCAAGCGCTACGGCAAGCATTTCCATTTCTTCGATACCAAAGGCGAGCGCATCCGTGACGAGGCGGTCATCGCCCGCATTCGCAAACTGGCCATTCCGCCGGCCTATACGAAGGTCTGGATCTGTCCCCATGCCAATGGTCATATCCAGGCGACCGGCCTCGATGCCAGGGGCCGCAAGCAATACCGCTATCATCCCGACTGGCGTTCCATCAGGGACAACTCGAAATTCAGCCATATCCTGGCCTTCGGCGAGTTCCTGCCGAAGCTCCGCGCCGTCACCGCCGAGCATATGGCGCAGCGCGGCCTGACGCGCGACAAGGTACTGGCCACGGTCGTCACTCTGCTCGAAAAGACCCTGATCCGCGTCGGCAATGGCGAATATGCCAAACACAACAAGTCCTACGGCCTGACCACCCTGCGCCACCAGCATGTTGATGTTTCGGGCCACACCATCCGCTTTCAGTTCACAGGCAAGTCCGGCAAGGCATGGAACCTGAAACTGACCGACCGGCGCATTGCCCGTGTGGTGCGGGCCTGCGCCGATATCGACGGCCAGGAACTGTTCAAATATATCGATGACAGCAGCGTGGTGCGCGATGTCACCTCCGGCGATGTCAATACCTATCTGAAATCGATCACCGGCGAGGCATTTACCGCCAAGGATTTCCGCACCTGGACCGGCACGGTTCTGGCCGCTATGGCCCTGCAGGACTATGCGGAATACGACACTGAAGCACAGGCAAAAAAGAATGTGGTCGCCGCCATCGAGCATGTGGCGAAAAAACTCGGCAACACCCCGACGGTCTGCCGCAAATCCTACATCCATCCGCAGATTATCGACGCCTATCTCGACGGCAGCCTGATCGAACAGATCACCGGCGAAATCGACAAGACGCTTCAGGCGCAGTATGAACAACTGACGCCGGAGGAGATTCTGGTTCTGGCTTTCCTTAAGCAGCGGCTCGCGTAA
- a CDS encoding UrcA family protein → MSRSIFIAALSFGALSFAALAAGAANAQERRPAEVVVTAKHLDFTNAREARTFYTRLKAAAKTVCTSAVYNSRTAMEDEACEDRALTNAVEDINAPQLSALHGHPDRATAYAERNTGSRRN, encoded by the coding sequence ATGTCTCGCTCGATCTTTATCGCCGCTCTGTCTTTTGGCGCCCTGTCGTTTGCCGCCCTGGCCGCCGGCGCTGCCAATGCCCAGGAACGCCGGCCGGCCGAAGTTGTTGTCACAGCGAAGCACCTCGATTTTACCAACGCCCGCGAGGCGCGCACTTTCTACACCAGATTGAAAGCCGCGGCGAAAACAGTATGTACAAGCGCGGTCTACAATTCACGGACGGCTATGGAAGATGAGGCCTGTGAAGACCGGGCTCTGACAAATGCAGTAGAGGATATCAACGCTCCGCAACTGAGCGCTCTTCACGGACATCCGGATCGCGCCACGGCCTATGCCGAGCGCAATACCGGATCGCGCCGTAACTAA
- a CDS encoding UrcA family protein: MFYAALLSAAALTTGSVYAQTLVTAQRTVSARGVNFQDVKQVRFFYAKLTAAAYDVCACEFYDPLTQMADKACQDDAVNSAVSQVDKPLLNSVSKRPRVELIARNTSGGDRPALVVSGLDQ, translated from the coding sequence ATGTTTTATGCTGCCTTGCTTTCCGCCGCCGCCCTGACGACAGGAAGTGTTTATGCGCAGACCCTTGTCACCGCACAACGGACCGTTTCTGCCAGGGGCGTGAATTTTCAGGACGTGAAGCAGGTGCGGTTCTTCTACGCCAAGCTCACCGCGGCCGCCTATGATGTCTGCGCCTGCGAATTCTATGACCCGCTGACGCAGATGGCCGACAAGGCGTGCCAGGACGACGCCGTCAATTCCGCGGTAAGCCAGGTGGACAAGCCTTTGCTCAACAGCGTGAGCAAGCGGCCTCGCGTTGAACTGATCGCGCGCAATACAAGTGGCGGCGACAGGCCGGCACTTGTTGTTTCGGGATTGGATCAGTAA
- a CDS encoding NAD(P)H-dependent oxidoreductase: protein MTDISVAVIVGSLRKDSINRKVAQAVTRLNTPGLTFTFVEIGDLPLYNADFEDVPPPAVASFRQQIAAAQAFLFVSPEYNRSVPGVLKNAIDIASKPNGHNGWGNKPGGLFGATPGAIGTAVMQSHLRTVMGGVGVTVFSGPEIYLTVKEGFFTESGDFNEGTQKFLQGWMDGYAAFVKKMVA, encoded by the coding sequence ATGACCGATATTTCCGTCGCCGTTATCGTCGGCAGCCTGCGCAAGGATTCAATCAATCGCAAGGTGGCCCAGGCCGTGACACGGCTGAACACGCCGGGCCTGACTTTCACATTCGTCGAGATCGGCGACCTGCCGCTTTATAATGCCGACTTTGAAGACGTACCGCCGCCGGCCGTGGCGTCATTCCGCCAGCAGATCGCCGCAGCCCAGGCGTTTCTGTTTGTCTCGCCGGAATATAACCGGTCAGTCCCCGGCGTGTTGAAAAATGCCATCGATATCGCTTCGAAACCCAACGGCCACAACGGCTGGGGCAACAAGCCCGGCGGCCTGTTCGGCGCCACGCCCGGCGCCATCGGCACCGCGGTCATGCAGTCACACCTGCGCACGGTCATGGGCGGGGTCGGGGTCACGGTCTTTTCTGGCCCGGAAATCTATCTGACGGTGAAAGAGGGCTTCTTTACGGAGAGCGGTGACTTCAACGAGGGGACGCAAAAATTCCTGCAAGGCTGGATGGACGGCTATGCGGCGTTTGTGAAGAAGATGGTGGCCTGA
- the gatA gene encoding Asp-tRNA(Asn)/Glu-tRNA(Gln) amidotransferase subunit GatA gives MTELTKLTLKAAIDGLKAKTFSSTELTEAFIGAIETANPALNAYVELTFDKARAQAAVSDAKLAKGEGGRLEGAPLGIKDLYCTAGVRTTACSGILENFVPTYESTVTQNLWDQGAVMLGKLNMDEFAMGSSNETSKWGNVVNPWKSRGSNAELTPGGSSGGSAAAVAADLCPAATASDTGGSIRQPAAFTGTVGIKPTYGRCSRYGMVAFASSLDQAGPITKTVEDAALMLQAMCSHDVKDSTSLDLAIPDFSSFLGKSVKGLRIGIPDEYRLDGIPAEIDALWEQGIAWLKDAGAEIVRISLPHTKYALPCYYIIAPAEASSNLARYDGMRFGHRTDAAQSLTDVYELSRSEGFGKEVKRRIMIGTYVLSAGFYDAYYVKALKVRRRIAEDFTKAFESCDVILTPATPSAAFELGDQVKAADPVQMYLNDVFTVTTNLAGLPGLSVPAGLDSQGLPLGLQVIGKALDEGTVLNIASVLEKAAGFSAKPSKWW, from the coding sequence ATGACTGAACTGACCAAGCTGACTTTGAAGGCCGCGATCGACGGCCTGAAGGCGAAGACCTTTTCTTCCACCGAACTGACCGAGGCCTTTATTGGCGCCATCGAAACCGCCAATCCGGCGCTCAATGCCTATGTCGAGTTGACCTTCGACAAGGCGCGCGCGCAGGCCGCAGTGTCCGATGCCAAGCTGGCGAAAGGCGAGGGCGGCAGGCTGGAAGGCGCGCCGCTGGGCATCAAGGATCTCTATTGTACGGCGGGTGTGCGCACCACGGCCTGTTCGGGCATCCTGGAAAACTTCGTGCCGACCTACGAATCGACCGTGACGCAGAACCTGTGGGACCAGGGCGCGGTCATGCTCGGCAAGCTGAACATGGACGAATTCGCCATGGGGTCGTCGAACGAGACCTCGAAATGGGGCAATGTTGTCAATCCGTGGAAGTCGCGTGGCTCGAATGCCGAACTGACACCGGGCGGGTCTTCCGGTGGTTCGGCCGCCGCCGTCGCCGCCGATCTGTGCCCGGCGGCCACGGCCTCGGATACCGGCGGGTCAATCCGCCAGCCGGCCGCCTTCACCGGCACGGTCGGGATCAAGCCGACCTATGGCCGCTGCTCGCGCTATGGCATGGTGGCCTTCGCCTCGTCGCTCGATCAGGCCGGCCCGATCACCAAGACTGTCGAAGACGCGGCCCTGATGCTGCAGGCCATGTGCTCGCACGATGTCAAGGACTCGACCTCGCTCGACCTGGCCATACCGGATTTTTCGTCCTTCCTTGGCAAGTCGGTAAAGGGCCTGCGTATCGGTATTCCCGATGAATATCGTCTCGATGGCATTCCGGCCGAGATCGATGCGCTGTGGGAGCAAGGGATTGCCTGGCTGAAGGACGCCGGCGCCGAGATTGTCCGCATTTCGCTACCGCATACCAAATACGCCCTGCCGTGCTACTATATCATTGCGCCGGCGGAAGCCTCGTCTAACCTCGCCCGTTATGACGGTATGCGCTTCGGTCACCGCACCGATGCGGCGCAGTCCTTAACCGATGTCTACGAACTGTCGCGTTCGGAAGGCTTCGGCAAGGAGGTCAAGCGCCGCATCATGATCGGCACCTATGTGCTGTCGGCTGGCTTCTATGACGCCTATTATGTCAAGGCGCTGAAGGTGCGCCGCCGCATTGCCGAGGATTTCACGAAAGCTTTCGAGAGCTGCGATGTCATCCTGACCCCGGCCACGCCGTCCGCCGCCTTTGAACTCGGCGACCAGGTCAAGGCCGCCGATCCGGTGCAGATGTATCTCAATGACGTCTTTACCGTCACTACCAACCTGGCCGGTCTGCCGGGCCTGTCGGTGCCGGCGGGGCTGGATAGCCAGGGGCTGCCGCTCGGTCTTCAGGTCATCGGCAAGGCGCTGGACGAAGGCACGGTACTCAACATCGCCTCGGTGCTGGAAAAGGCTGCGGGCTTTTCGGCCAAACCGTCGAAGTGGTGGTAG
- a CDS encoding aspartate carbamoyltransferase catalytic subunit: protein MTDFNELIRARLHAFPKPHFLGAQDLDPPDIANLLDLADVFVDLNRQSTKKLDLLRGRTLVNMFFENSTRTQSSFELAGKRLGADTINMSMKTSSVAKGETLIDTAVTLNAMKPDLLVVRHSASGAAALLAQKVGCSVVNAGDGQHQHPTQALLDMLSIRRAFGHVDGLTIAICGDVTHSRVARSNVILLNAMGAHVRLVGPPTLIPGDADQWGTEVYHDMREGIAGADVVMMLRLQLERMDGAFIPSAREYYRFFGLDREKLAVAAPGAKVMHPGPMNRGIEIDSEIADDLSVSLIQDQVEMGVAARMAVLASLAARLENDR, encoded by the coding sequence ATGACCGATTTTAACGAACTGATCCGCGCCCGGCTGCACGCCTTCCCTAAGCCGCACTTTCTGGGTGCGCAGGATCTCGATCCGCCCGATATCGCCAATCTGCTCGATCTGGCCGACGTGTTCGTCGATCTCAACCGGCAATCGACCAAGAAACTCGATCTCCTGCGCGGCCGCACCCTGGTCAATATGTTCTTCGAGAACTCGACGCGCACGCAGTCCTCGTTTGAACTGGCCGGCAAACGCCTCGGCGCCGACACCATTAATATGAGCATGAAGACCTCGTCGGTCGCCAAGGGCGAAACCCTGATCGACACCGCCGTCACGCTCAACGCCATGAAGCCCGATCTGCTGGTGGTCCGCCACTCGGCCTCCGGCGCCGCGGCCCTGCTGGCGCAGAAGGTCGGCTGTTCGGTGGTCAATGCCGGTGATGGCCAGCACCAGCACCCGACCCAGGCCTTGCTCGATATGTTGTCGATCCGCCGCGCCTTCGGCCATGTCGACGGCCTGACCATAGCCATCTGCGGCGATGTCACCCATTCCCGCGTGGCGCGCTCCAATGTCATCCTGCTCAACGCCATGGGCGCCCATGTTCGCCTCGTCGGTCCGCCGACGCTCATTCCGGGCGATGCCGACCAGTGGGGCACAGAGGTTTATCACGATATGCGCGAAGGCATTGCCGGCGCCGATGTAGTGATGATGCTGCGCCTCCAGCTTGAACGCATGGACGGCGCCTTTATCCCTTCGGCGCGCGAATATTACCGCTTCTTTGGCCTCGACCGCGAGAAACTGGCGGTCGCCGCCCCAGGCGCCAAGGTCATGCACCCCGGACCGATGAACCGCGGCATCGAGATCGATTCGGAAATCGCCGACGATCTATCGGTTTCGCTCATTCAGGATCAGGTCGAGATGGGCGTGGCCGCCCGCATGGCCGTGCTGGCCTCGCTGGCTGCGCGACTAGAGAATGACCGATGA
- a CDS encoding RidA family protein, translating to MSNVADRPVINPIPADGITYYLHPHPRSPFSEAVQVGQVLYLSAMIGLDENGKLAEGFENEVKFIMSNTADILKRYGLGLEHIFKATVMLTDITKWGEFNRLYKPYFHPAQLPVRTAFGVTNLAYDATVEIEFWAHVPVSTEV from the coding sequence ATGAGCAATGTAGCCGACCGCCCCGTCATCAACCCCATCCCCGCCGATGGCATCACCTATTATCTGCACCCGCATCCGCGTTCGCCCTTTTCGGAGGCCGTTCAGGTAGGGCAGGTGCTTTACCTGTCCGCTATGATCGGGCTCGATGAAAACGGCAAGCTGGCCGAGGGCTTCGAGAACGAGGTCAAGTTCATCATGAGCAATACGGCAGATATCCTGAAGCGCTACGGCCTGGGCCTGGAGCATATCTTCAAGGCCACGGTCATGCTGACCGACATCACCAAGTGGGGCGAGTTCAACCGCCTCTACAAGCCCTATTTCCATCCGGCGCAACTGCCGGTGCGGACGGCTTTCGGGGTCACCAACCTGGCCTATGACGCCACGGTCGAGATCGAGTTCTGGGCCCATGTGCCGGTAAGTACAGAGGTCTAA
- a CDS encoding AEC family transporter codes for MTSVTILNGIAPVFLLIALGYGLKKSGFLPLNVWPPIEKFAVYVLYPGFLVPAIWHANLSGFSTGPITIGVVGSVVIGAAFGFALKPFLKLSGPTFTSVFQGLIRFNSFVFVPVAASIFGPDANSLSAVAISALIPASNMISILVLARWGEPEGGTPDRTPMWFVKTLLTNPIFASCLIGLFLNFLQVPDIAFAEKALNMLGEAAIPTGLILAGAGLSFGYVWRRPILVGLVSLFKILVMPILAWSICCALGGDRMAQGIALACGAAPCAAAAYVQARHMGGDATLMAGIVALTTTLSAVTMPLLLWLFHLV; via the coding sequence ATGACCTCAGTCACCATTCTCAACGGCATCGCCCCGGTCTTCCTGTTGATCGCCCTCGGATACGGACTGAAAAAATCCGGCTTTTTGCCGCTCAATGTCTGGCCGCCGATCGAGAAGTTCGCCGTCTACGTCCTTTATCCAGGCTTTCTGGTGCCGGCCATCTGGCACGCCAACCTCTCCGGCTTTTCCACCGGACCGATCACCATCGGCGTGGTCGGCTCGGTGGTCATCGGCGCTGCCTTCGGTTTTGCCCTCAAGCCCTTCCTGAAACTCTCCGGCCCGACCTTCACCAGCGTCTTCCAGGGCCTGATCCGCTTCAATTCCTTTGTTTTCGTGCCAGTGGCGGCTTCGATCTTCGGGCCTGACGCCAATAGCCTCTCCGCCGTGGCGATCAGCGCGCTTATTCCCGCCAGCAACATGATCAGCATACTGGTGCTCGCGCGCTGGGGGGAACCCGAAGGCGGGACGCCCGACCGCACGCCAATGTGGTTCGTCAAAACGCTCCTGACCAATCCGATCTTTGCCTCGTGCCTGATCGGCCTGTTTCTCAACTTCCTGCAGGTGCCCGACATCGCCTTCGCCGAGAAAGCGCTGAACATGCTGGGCGAGGCCGCCATCCCGACCGGATTGATTCTCGCCGGCGCGGGGCTTAGTTTTGGTTATGTCTGGCGGCGTCCGATTCTGGTCGGGCTGGTGTCGCTGTTCAAGATACTGGTCATGCCGATTCTGGCCTGGTCGATCTGCTGTGCCTTGGGCGGAGACCGCATGGCGCAGGGCATTGCGCTGGCTTGCGGGGCGGCCCCTTGTGCGGCCGCGGCCTATGTCCAGGCCCGGCATATGGGCGGCGACGCGACCCTGATGGCCGGCATCGTGGCCCTGACCACGACGTTGAGCGCGGTCACCATGCCGCTGTTGTTATGGCTGTTTCATCTGGTTTAA
- the gatC gene encoding Asp-tRNA(Asn)/Glu-tRNA(Gln) amidotransferase subunit GatC, giving the protein MAIDVATVKKVASLSRLRESDERLQSLAGELNGILGWIEQLNEVDVSGVEPMTTAIEMPQPMREDVVTDGDKVREIVANAPKTVDGFFIVPKVVE; this is encoded by the coding sequence ATGGCCATCGATGTGGCAACCGTCAAGAAAGTGGCGTCGCTCTCCCGCCTGCGGGAAAGCGATGAGCGCCTGCAATCGCTCGCCGGCGAACTGAACGGCATTCTCGGCTGGATCGAGCAGTTGAACGAGGTCGATGTCAGTGGCGTCGAGCCGATGACCACGGCTATCGAAATGCCGCAGCCGATGCGCGAGGACGTTGTCACCGATGGTGATAAGGTGCGCGAGATTGTTGCCAATGCCCCGAAGACCGTCGACGGCTTCTTCATCGTGCCGAAGGTGGTTGAATAA
- the pyrC gene encoding dihydroorotase codes for MTKETTSLAFVNARLIDPATEYDGPGSVIVTNGIITDVTLGHSTPALPAGIRLIDCDENALLPGLIDMRVKTGEPGHEPAETLKSASLAAAAGGVTSFVVQPDTDPCIDEPAMADFILRRARDIELVHVYPAGAATKKLEGKQMAEIGLMAEAGALYFTNADEPIVNSKIFSRVLNYANGFNALIAHRPKEPWLSEGAVATSGEMAARMGLSGVSPLAERIMIERDLALAEMTGARFLVDLISTGGALQSLERAKAKGLEVFASASINHLMFNELDIGDYRTFFRLDPPLRAERDRLALIDAVSTGLIDVIVSNHSPEPAEHKRLPFSEATPGALGLQTLLPALIGLHHENDIPLIDLLRTVTQNPAQLLGLAAGRIAKGAPADLILVDIDAPFALREKDILSKSKNSPFENRALQGKVLKTLVDGRIVYEHA; via the coding sequence ATGACCAAAGAAACCACCTCTCTTGCTTTCGTCAATGCCCGCCTCATCGATCCGGCCACCGAATATGACGGCCCCGGCTCGGTTATCGTCACCAATGGCATCATCACCGATGTCACCCTGGGCCACAGCACCCCCGCCCTGCCCGCCGGCATCCGCCTTATCGATTGCGACGAAAACGCCCTCCTGCCCGGCCTGATCGATATGCGCGTCAAGACCGGCGAACCCGGTCACGAACCCGCCGAAACCCTGAAATCCGCCAGCCTGGCCGCCGCCGCCGGGGGCGTGACCTCCTTTGTCGTCCAGCCCGACACCGATCCGTGCATCGACGAACCGGCCATGGCCGACTTCATCCTGCGCCGGGCGCGCGATATCGAACTGGTCCACGTATACCCCGCCGGCGCCGCCACCAAGAAGCTGGAAGGCAAGCAGATGGCGGAAATCGGCCTGATGGCCGAGGCCGGCGCGCTCTATTTCACCAATGCCGACGAGCCGATCGTCAATTCGAAGATCTTCAGCCGCGTGCTGAACTATGCCAACGGCTTCAACGCCCTGATCGCGCATCGCCCGAAGGAGCCCTGGCTTTCCGAAGGCGCCGTCGCCACGTCCGGCGAAATGGCGGCGCGCATGGGCCTTTCCGGGGTGTCGCCGCTGGCCGAACGCATCATGATCGAGCGCGACCTCGCCCTGGCCGAGATGACCGGCGCGCGCTTCCTGGTCGACCTGATCTCGACCGGCGGCGCGTTGCAATCGCTCGAACGCGCCAAGGCCAAGGGGCTGGAGGTCTTCGCCTCGGCCTCGATCAACCACCTGATGTTCAACGAACTCGACATCGGCGACTACCGCACCTTCTTCCGCCTCGATCCGCCCCTGCGCGCCGAACGCGACCGTCTGGCCCTGATCGATGCCGTTTCGACTGGCCTGATCGACGTTATCGTGTCGAACCATTCGCCGGAACCGGCCGAACACAAGCGCCTGCCATTCTCCGAAGCCACGCCCGGTGCGCTCGGCCTGCAAACCCTGTTGCCAGCGCTGATCGGCCTGCACCACGAAAACGACATTCCACTGATAGACCTGTTGCGCACCGTAACGCAAAATCCGGCGCAATTGCTGGGCCTGGCCGCCGGCCGCATCGCCAAAGGCGCGCCCGCCGACCTGATCCTGGTCGATATCGACGCGCCGTTCGCGTTGCGCGAAAAAGACATCCTGTCGAAATCGAAGAACTCACCCTTTGAAAACCGCGCATTACAGGGCAAGGTGCTGAAAACGCTGGTGGACGGCCGTATCGTCTACGAACACGCCTAG
- a CDS encoding UrcA family protein, protein MFRIALTLALLSGLTAAPVAFAQEPGTTKVDVTFPTRQLDDPAETKAVYARLYKVVQYVCQTEGGEGPSWRIADDRACEDEAMQGALQQLNKPELTALYTPGAPQMALADITQRKY, encoded by the coding sequence ATGTTTCGTATTGCTTTGACTCTGGCCCTCCTGTCGGGCTTGACTGCCGCGCCGGTCGCCTTTGCCCAGGAACCGGGCACCACTAAGGTCGATGTCACTTTCCCGACGCGCCAGCTTGACGATCCGGCCGAAACGAAAGCGGTCTATGCTCGTCTTTACAAGGTGGTTCAGTATGTCTGCCAGACCGAAGGCGGTGAGGGGCCGTCCTGGCGGATCGCCGATGACCGCGCCTGTGAGGATGAGGCGATGCAGGGCGCCTTGCAGCAACTGAACAAGCCTGAATTGACCGCGCTTTATACGCCGGGTGCCCCTCAGATGGCCCTGGCGGACATTACGCAGAGGAAGTATTGA